The following DNA comes from Henckelia pumila isolate YLH828 unplaced genomic scaffold, ASM3356847v2 CTG_461:::fragment_3, whole genome shotgun sequence.
TGATAAACCTTGATATGCACATAATTTGTCAACATCAACTGAGACATTAAGTCCTTTGAATTTGGtagatatttttcaaaaaaagtatttttttaagttataattttttgtttttgaaaaaactctaattttgactttaaaaaatatttttttaagcatttattTTAACATCCAAACACCTTATTAACTAAAAAagtactttttttttaaaaaaaaaagtatatttCTAGTCTGGTTTTTTTATACCAAACGGGATCATTGAGTCTTAAATGATTCTTTTCGATTAAATCTAAAAACTGTTTGTCCATAAATATAATCCTATTAATATATGGCAATAAGTTCATTAACCATCTCTAACCACAAACACCAATTTAATGCAAGTTTTGCACTAAAATAGTGCAATTTCTGCACCAAATACAACAAAAATCTCTAACACATTTACAACAAATCTTGCACCAAAATGAATATTCTCGgaatatttatttcattttacatatattaataattattattattcattatattttaaataaataaatattaaattaagtgaACTATTGTAATAATTTgttgattaatatttaattattaaacaataatttaaatattaaattattatttataatttaaaaaacaaatgaaatataataaatatttaattattatttaaaaaaatgaaatataataaatatttaattattattttaaaaaaaataaatataataattaaaaaataattaaaaattataaaagaaagaaaaaaaaattgtgtctGCGCTATATTCAAAACGTCtttcttgaaaaaaaatttaaaaaaaaaacaattttcttaTTAATGATGacctattaaattaaaattcaaaagtgaagaacaaaataaaaatattgcaaTGAAAGTGCAGAGAAATTCACATGCAAAACAACCATTTATATAAGTATTCAATAATTAAACGCCACGATTAAGAAAAGAATTACTATGTAAGatcataaatttcataaataaccACATAGGTAAACTATTATACATCTAGTTTTTGAGTTCATACAAATAAAATTAAGTAATTAAACATATTACTTGCATATTCTTGAAATCAAAATCCTATGCTACGCACAGAAACTCgagaagactgaagaaatacGAAGAATATTGTGATATTAAGAAGCTTGAGAGGCTTGACCTCCATAGTGTGTTTGAAAGATTTTCAATAAAACACTTTTCAAAAAACTGAAAAGTGTTTCTacaagctctcccaaacactaccttcatatgttacaacaatgaaatcaaactcgatttcgttGATTCTAAGAGTTGTTGTACATGGTAATCTAGTACTCGTTGATAGCGAAGTTTTGCGTTGCTTCTGAGTTAAACTTAAAGGCATCTGGCTTTGCTCCAAAAGTGTGAAACGAGAGAATGAACTGGATATGTACTTTCACTAAAATGTGAACTCATCTTTGCAACAAAAACGAGCCTGGGCATTTGTACAGTTTTGTGGGGAGTGTTGTTAAACTAAACATATTTTTATGTTGCATATTTTATGAATATATATCTTTTTTGCGCGTCTCATCTAGCTTAATGGATTGCCTGTCGAAGATACTTCAACGTCCTTTGATGACCCAAAAATCCCATGAACCAGAACTCAAAGTTGTCCTCTGTAACTAGCTGCACATATTTCTGCGTCGGCGTTTTCACATTTTCGATTTCATCAGCTCTTGTTATTTTCCTCAGGGGGATCATGACCTGTACATATAAAAGTTCAAAAAACACAATTTGTTCAGTTTTCATCAACATGGAACATTTTTTATCCAAGAAAACAAGCTGATCATGGCTTATTATGGCTATTACTGTACCTTGTAATAGAGTTTACATTTCTTTCCAGTTGGAGAAGAGATTTTGATGGATCTGTCACTGCAGAAGGCAACTCTACTATCCGAAATGAAAAGGACTCCGGCTAATGGCCCAGCTGTCGTTGATAGGTAGCACTGGGAAGCCTTTAACAATTTCTCGTCGTCTCTAACGTTGAAAATCTGCTTGAACACTTTCTCCACTCCACCTACTTGAAGGATTCTTGTCCCCAGGCTCAACTTTCCCTTCACTGCTTCACTTATCTTTGGAGCTAACCTCACTGTGGGAAGAAAGAAGATCAGATTTCTTTTAAGTTCAAAACgttgattatatgattataaCTTCTGTATATATCTTGTATTGAACTTCTTATGAGTAATTACCGTGCTCCCGGATTCGTTGAGCCAAAGTATCCATGCTTTGTCCGAGCTGGATCATCTTAGCAACTACTGAATCTACTCTTCCACCTGCATTTTTTTGTCAGAAAAAAACAGGTGACTTAGACTTTTGTTTAACCATGAATCTGTGAGTTCTTGATCAGGATCAATAATGAACAATCACATACTGTGTCTGATTTTGTGAAAACGATGGTTGGAAGGAGAAGGCAGAAGCTGGTACTGTGCAGCTGAGTCAGGTAAAAATGCATTTCCAGAGCTTTTCAGAGAAACTGCATATTCTGCAGAACTAACTGGAATCCCCATAACATGTTCATTATACCCATTTTTCCCAACAAATCTTGATTTGCTGTGTCTTAGTTGATCCATTTCACTCACTCCGTCCGGTTCGTTGTATGCTTTGAATCTGAAGATCAGTATCCTTCAACCTGAATCTTGCCCTGGTCGAAATATGACTTCTTGCTCTATTTATACAACGAAAAAGAAGTTATCTGTTACCAACTTTTGCATTGTATGTGTCAGCTTCGGATCATCCAACACCAAATGGTGCAGATATGAGCTTCTGAGCTAcctttttgacaaaaaaaaagcATCAGAAAGCGAAaatttccttttcctttttcatTTTAGTGAAAGGTTGGCACATGTTATGCAGATAAGATTTTAATGTTGATTATGATTCTTTGATTCGTGGTACTCTTGTTCCTCAGGACAAAAGCTAGCTGTGGGATCACACCTTTCTTTAAGGCAAGTAATGGAATGTTGGGGTCAGATGTTCAAATACTTTGCACAGTTTGTGGATTCTGACCATGTTCATAGGTGTTGTTCATGCCTTTTGAGTTGTCATTCTTGCTTTGTGATGTAAGCAACATTTTCAAAATCTCCATATTCAGAAAGCATCATGTTTACAACTGGATGCAGATAAGAATAGGCATCGGATTACGTGTCGATGTGGACTCACCTCCATGTGGCTGACCGCGGTTGTCACAGATTCCAGCTTTGTACAGATATCAGCCATCTCTTATGCAGTTGTCACAGATTCCAGCTTTGTACAGATATCAGCCATCTCTTATGTAAAAATGGTTGACGCCGAAGGGGCCCCATCCCATATGAGTCAGAGgttcattggctcatgcgggaTTAAATCGAGGAATGTGCACGAGTAGGCAGGGACCTGAGGGAGAgaacaacatggtccaacccccagagcatatccccaaatatttcaatgaggaatatactccacacgaggatcgaacccgcaacacTGGGAAATTTCTTCCCACGTCACCTCgggccttaccaactcgcctatgcccctgtGGGCAAGCCATCTCTTATAGCCAAGACCATAGGTGTGCACCTCAATTGTTTGTTTACATATGTGGATCCCATATACATATAATAGTGTTGAACTTAATTTACTCCTTTAGATAGATTAATGAGGTCAAAAAACTTAACTTTACCATCAAAATCTTCCCATAAGCCGCCACTTGTCTCGTGCAATgcattaataaaaatttatgatacGTGGATACTAAattgaaatatataaataacAAACTATTTTTAACTCCAATTATTATAGAACCGGATGACACAAGGGCGTTGCAGTGCGTTAAAGTACGAGACATAATATGCGCACACAAACGTATAATTTGTAAAAAAATGAACATAAGAAGCTTAAAAAGATTGGGTGATGAAGTTGATACATGAATCATGATACACATTAAGGACTAAGTAGTGATATCACATTTTCGGTAAGGTTTATGCTGGTGGTATCCATGCGCCTTGAGTTGCCCAGAAGCACATTGGACAAAGTAAATAGGCTTAACACTTCAATATACTCATACATTAAACACAGAGCAGCAAAATTGAGCCATATCCAGTCCTAAAAAACTTCTTAGAAATAGATTGGTTTGGGTAAAACGAAACGGGACGTTCCTCCTCTACCTTAAGCGGAAGCATTAACCAGCTCTTTCGGTTTGGTGGCGGGTTCAGTTGGCAGTGGCTGCAAcgtcaaaattatcaaaatcaACTGCTATCCATTTTAGGTAGCGTTTGCAAACTTTTTTTAAAGAACACCGAaagttataaaataaattatcgaTAGAAAATTTCAAGAATCAGATGGCATCAGAACAGCAAGACGGGTGAGAatggaaaagaaagaaaaaagtgGTAATGAAGATTATAAAAACTTTTCTGgttcatttattttatgcatatttAAAAGGATCTTAGCAGGATGCTAGCGAGTTTCTTTCCGTCATACGCTGATCTCTAAAGCAGCATAAAGAGGCATTGTTAATCATGATCAGTAATTAATTTTGCATAAAACAACGGGCTTATTTTCAAGCAATGGACAACTTTAAAAAAGGGCTTGTTCAGTGTTCTCGAGCAAAATAATCACAGTTTCATGTGATAATGGTTATTGTTCACTGCCTGGTTCCATACAGATTAAAAGAGAACAGGTAACGAAGTTCTTGTTATCATATCAGTGTCAACACAGGTTCTTACCGCAGCGAGCTCCTGTTCGTGCTTTGGAATAAAGGCAGTGTCCACCTTTCCATTTTTGAAGTCCTACGGCATAGAATAACATGGAAAATTAAGTTTCGCAAATGCCCCTCAAATATGAATCCAAGAAATTAATGATGGGGACTAGATGATTATAACAAGTGCCTACCTCAACTTCAAGGATAAGCTTATGGTAGTCAATTGTTGTTGGAACCCCTGGCGATGaaacatattattttaataCATATCCAACCAGAAAAAAGGTTAGTATCAAATCAATCCACGGTAATACAAACAGTTAAAGGTGGATATTTATGGGTGTAACGTGAAATGCTCTAGAGTACGCAAAAGACGTAAAATTGTATGATCAATCACAATCAATTAaagctaaaaaaaaaagaacaagtTATGATTAATTCATCGGGGCGAATTAAGAGCTATCATTCCAACTGAAACTCAAGTTTAATATCCTCATTTCAAATTCAGACAAGATGTTGCAACTGACGAGGCAGAATACACTAGATATTCTTGACAGATTTTGAGTAGCCATTTGAAGCATCTTATACTGCATCTTGACACAATGTCGGGCACAAAGAgaaaattcaagacagctgaTCTACTTCATTCTTTACCTGTAATAATGGTGTCGTTAAGAGCCCTTTTCATACGTTGGATTGCCCTTTCTCTTGTTGGAGCCCAGACAATAAGCTAAAATAGCAAGTTTTTTATGCATGTTAAGCAAGGTGAAGCCAATTCTTCAGATATGATAAGAAAACCAAGAATGAAATGACATCTAGTTTCCTACTATATTGATGGatattttaacataaaaacAGTTTTATCAAATAATTTCAGCTTAATGCATGATCAAAGGCAGTGCAAGATGCTTAGGCAGCTGatgaaaaatatataacaaGCAGATTAACAAATTTCAAAACACAATGAATTATAAGTCTTAACACAAAGCTGAAACACAATGAAGTAAATGTCTTAACACAAAGCTGCTACATTCAGATAAATGGATCccaatttcttgattttttttttcttggaataaaaagtttcttgatttttttggaGAGCAGGGTTCGAGTGTCTTTGACTGCCAAGAAAATATTAATCCAGTTTTAAACTGTCAGCACATATTTCCAAAAAGATGAATAGTAGAATTGTTGTCTATTGCATTAGATAACAGCAGGTTACAATTTCCCTGCAGCAGCCTAAACTACTCTGGCTTCCATAAAAATAGCATTCCAAAACGATACACATTAGAGAAGTGCAATGTCGGAGTATCATCGACTGCTAAGAAGATATTAATTCAGTTTTTAAATGTCAGCATATATTTCAGTGCATTAGATATCAGAAGTTGCAATTTCTTTGCAGCCACTGTGGGTGCCATTAAAATAGCATTCCAAAATGATGCACGAAATAACATTTGATCTATCAAAATGAAGATTCCACTTATGAATATAGTGTTTGTGCGACAGACAAggggggggtggggggggggggttggcTTGACTTGATTGATCTAAGGTGGACTCAAGAGAAAGTGTTCCCAACTGTCCCATCATATGTTATATTACACATTTATAATGTATGATGTAGgcaataaaaatgcattcatttGGATGAGCAGATCTCTCACTAACTTTCGTTTTATTAAGTGgggaaatatgaaaatatttaagcacATAATGAACACAAAATTCAAACCTTTCCAAGCAGGGAATCATAGCTTGGAGGAACAACGTAATCTGGATAAACATGGCTATCCATTCGCACAAATGGACCTCCAGGTGGCAAGTAAGCAGTTATTCTCCCTATTCAAGCACACGAGAGGGGAATTAGCATATGAAATAAGACACCATATTAGTTGATTGTCCCAGCTTTCAGGATAAATAAGATTCCATATGAATCATTAGTGTTTGTTTGACTACAGTAAATAAACAATTCCCCATCCCATAGTTTTTGCTAAGCTTGTCATTTGAGGAACCAGACAAAAACCTTCAATTGAGAATATTTGATTCATTACTCACCAGGAAAataccaaaaataataataataattctgtACAGGTAGCAGTACCCCAATCAAGCGATTCCAACATACCTGGTCCAGGTCTGAAGTTTTTGAAAGCATCTTCTGCATTAATACGGCATTCTATTGAATGTCCACTAAGAACAATATCTTCCTATAGATAAAAAATAGTTCATATAAATCAGAGGTTGCAGTTTATACCCCGTGTTTTGAAATACCCTTCAGGCAAACTACCTGTCTGTAACGAAGTTTCTCTCCCCTAGCCACACGAATCTGTTCTTCGATTAGGTCGACCGAGGATATCATTTCTGTAACAGGATGCTCCACCTGAAATTACAGTTGAGTAAAGTAGTTAGTTGTACATATCAAGGATAAAAATTTGGATGAGTAGTTCAAGTATATTATCTAAGCCTCCATCCTTTCACCTGAATCCTAGTATTCATCTCCATGAAGTAAAAGGAACCTCTTTCATCCAAAAGGAACTCAATAGTTCCAACGCCTATGTAGCCAATGGATGCTGCGGCAGCAACTGCTGCATCACCCATGGCTTTTCGCAACTCTGGTGTCAATGCAGGGGAAGGTGCTTCCTCTAGCAGCTTCTGATTTCTTCTCTGAAAATAAGCATTGCAATGAATTACTACCACAGAAAGCCATCACCCTGAACTAGTTCAACAGTTCCCAAATCAGAAAAACCACATTCCAAACTTACTCCATAATATATGTTTGTAACTATATGGGGAAAAACTGTATTTATTATAAATGGAGACAAATTTGATTACTAGGTGCTCGATAAGAAAACTGACTAAAAAGATTGTCTCTGATGACCATGTATGAGGGAAGATATCTAGAGGTCAGTTTATATTTTATTGGACAAAAAAAGAGCTGCAAAATTGAGGCATATACCAAGAATTAGAGGCAAATTTTGAATTACTACTAGGTGATGTTATACCTGAATACTGCAGTCACGCTCCCCAAAGTGAATAACATTACCAAATTTGTCAGCCAAAACCTGAGAAGTTCCATAAGGTGTCAGAATAAATGTAAATACAATGATTGCACCAATAATGCTAATAAACGACACAGAATCACATTCACAGTTACTCAAATTTGAACAAATACAACCAAGCCTTAATCCCACTAAATGGGGTCAGTATATAGATATGCCATTGTGCTTTACCCCATACTATATACTCATCCACATCTAAGTCAATCTAATTGGGTTAAACTAATATCAAAGATGAAATATTTGCTCGAGATTAAATTTGATAGAACTCAAGGGTATGTATGGTTTTGTTTCCAGAGGTTTATTTCAGAAAACGAGTCTTTTTAAAATGTACAAGGGAATCAAAAGAATGTTTAGttcttttataaaaaattaccaTAGCTGCCAAATCATGTAGTTTATTGTttggaaattaatttttaatattattatgtgGGCAGGGCAGTTAAAATTTGTAAAAGATATTTTACTGTGTTATATTAGGGTACTTTCTATAAgagataaaattttgaattaaaaatgatgtttatgttatgaGATGTGAAAATAAGTAGtaatgttgtttttactttttaaagATTGGAAAAATGTTTTGTTTTAACAAAAACAAATATAGCCTTTGGTACTTTTGAGGATACTTCCAGATTGTAATTTAGCATTTCCAAACGATTCAATTACATTCACCGCAATTTGCTAGAATCATCTGATGCAACTCAAACAAAATCTAGCTTTTCATCTACAAAAAATTCCATATTTAAAAGCACCGATCTTAAGGTCACACTGTTTAATATGTAAGCTTATGTTAGTAGTACCTGAAATTCAATATGCCTTGGATTCTGGATATACTTCTCCAGGTAAACACCATCGTTACCAAATGCAGCTGCAGCCTCACTCTTTGCTTGCTGCCATCCACATAAGAATGAGTTAGAATGATCTTAAACAAAAAACTAACGCAAATTTGGTTAGATGGCTGTGGCATACATGGATTTTGAAACCATTGAACTGATTATTTGACATCAAGAGATAAATAAATGCTAGGAAGAACACATTTTTCAGATATCAAGAACCTTCCGGCATGATACTGATTTTAAAGTTAAGATTTGAAAATAGTGTAAAAACAAGTATTGATGGATGAGAATAGTTTCTTTGATGACAAGGTGCTCCTCGTGAAAAACAGAATAAATACAGAGCATCAAATACTGGATAAAATAACTTCAAATATAAGCGTGCACAACTTCACATGATTGGATATACGTCTATTTTAGGGATAAAATCCATAAAAGACCTCGGAGGGAAGGTTGTTGCTCTGAACTCTCACAAAGTAAATAGGTCGACGCAAAAGCGAGTTTCTATACATGTTTGAGTAGATACTATTCCTAATAAAATAGAAAGCAATTAATCTCCCAAGGATGTAACAGGGAACAAATAACTACAAGGTTCAGGGAAATGTGGACTACCTGCAACAATTTCACAAATTCATCGGGCTCTTTTGCAAGGCGCATTCCACGTCCTCCTCCACCAGCTGTTGCCTTCAAAAGAATTAGTTATAATTCAGATGGGGAAGCTAGTGATAACTTCTTAGAATTTAGTCCATGTAAAATATGACTATAGTGAATACTTCTAC
Coding sequences within:
- the LOC140871313 gene encoding putative GEM-like protein 8 is translated as MDQLRHSKSRFVGKNGYNEHVMGIPVSSAEYAVSLKSSGNAFLPDSAAQYQLLPSPSNHRFHKIRHSGRVDSVVAKMIQLGQSMDTLAQRIREHVRLAPKISEAVKGKLSLGTRILQVGGVEKVFKQIFNVRDDEKLLKASQCYLSTTAGPLAGVLFISDSRVAFCSDRSIKISSPTGKKCKLYYKVMIPLRKITRADEIENVKTPTQKYVQLVTEDNFEFWFMGFLGHQRTLKYLRQAIH
- the LOC140871312 gene encoding biotin carboxylase 1, chloroplastic; this translates as METAAISFCTKSVCSPCSTPGLFLGRTTVIRSSQCSFVAGSRVAFPRQRTRASRVASKSGQRGGALAATCRDDKILVANRGEIAVRVIRTAHEMGIPCVAVYSTIDKDALHVKLADESVCIGEAPSSQSYLVIPNVLSAAISRGCTMLHPGYGFLSENAVFVEMCREHGINFIGPNPESIRVMGDKSTARDTMKNAGVPTVPGSDGLLKTTEEAIKLAEGIGYPVMIKATAGGGGRGMRLAKEPDEFVKLLQQAKSEAAAAFGNDGVYLEKYIQNPRHIEFQVLADKFGNVIHFGERDCSIQRRNQKLLEEAPSPALTPELRKAMGDAAVAAAASIGYIGVGTIEFLLDERGSFYFMEMNTRIQVEHPVTEMISSVDLIEEQIRVARGEKLRYRQEDIVLSGHSIECRINAEDAFKNFRPGPGRITAYLPPGGPFVRMDSHVYPDYVVPPSYDSLLGKLIVWAPTRERAIQRMKRALNDTIITGVPTTIDYHKLILEVEDFKNGKVDTAFIPKHEQELAAPLPTEPATKPKELVNASA